A window of Gambusia affinis linkage group LG03, SWU_Gaff_1.0, whole genome shotgun sequence contains these coding sequences:
- the LOC122828302 gene encoding uncharacterized protein LOC122828302 — translation MAQIRRSCFCSVPGCSCGAKRQPYLSYHAFPTDPKQRRQWIHAIRRDEGPNFCIKSGSTFVCSRHFTLQDFVSKSATRRLKSRAVPSLFAWNNFTAPATRESAFKRARKQLSQKASLANDATADHDYMAHPPPGALDEALDYIKELEARLQKVNVSATLFSRYCTSDDQIQYYTKFPSERVFRIFWESIEPSASLLVYWTRAQKLGEEACAEASPARCMPLIDEFLMYSFRVAVGMKEQLIADMFQVSIATVNRVTITWANYLFIVFSSINLWISREKVKASMPQRLLKFSPNVRVILDCTEVALEMPSSLALQSETFSAYKNHTTLKGLIGVVPCGLVTFISALYAGCISEKEITKVSGILPLLEPGDEVMADKGFLIQDLLYKVGAKLTIPPFRHPGQFSKTEETQTIALLQIVVERAITRVKCFHIWDSPLPLALIGTVNQIWHNCCVLANYQGPFCVAD, via the exons ATGGCTCAAATTCGGcgcagttgtttttgttcagttcctGGTTGTTCATGTGGGGCAAAAAGACAACCATATCTGTCCTATCATGCGTTCCCAACGGACCCGAAACAACGGAGGCAGTGGATCCACGCGATCCGAAGAGATGAAGGTCCCAACTTTTGCATAAAGTCAGGGAGCACGTTCGTATGTAGCCGCCACTTCACGCTGCAGGATTTTGTCAGCAAATCCGCCACCAGACGCCTTAAAAGCAGAGCTGTTCCTTCCCTTTTTGCCTGGAATAACTTCACTGCACCAGCAACGAGAGAGTCTGCTTTCAAGAGGGCTAGGAAACAGCTTTCTCAGAAAGCTAGCCTGGCTAATGATGCTACTGCCGACCATGATTATATGGCACATCCACCCCCAG GTGCACTTGATGAAGCTCTGGATTATATCAAGGAGTTGGAGGCCAGACTTCAAAAAGTGAACGTGTCTGCCACACTCTTTAGCCGCTACTGTACCTCTGATGACCAGATCCAATACTACACCAAATTTCCATCCGAGCGTGTGTTCCGGATCTTCTGGGAGTCCATTGAACCCTCTGCATCACTCCTTGTGTACTGGACCAGAGCACAGAAGCTTGGAGAGGAAGCATGTGCTGAAGCCAGCCCTGCCCGCTGCATGCCTCTGATTGATGAGTTCCTGATGTACTCATTCAGGGTAGCAGTGGGCATGAAGGAGCAGCTCATTGCTGACATGTTTCAGGTCAGCATAGCTACTGTCAACCGAGTGACCATCACTTGGGCCAACTACCTCTTCATTGTGTTCTCTTCCATCAACCTGTGGATTAGTCGTGAGAAGGTAAAAGCCAGTATGCCTCAGAGACTTCTGAAGTTCTCTCCAAATGTCCGTGTCATCTTGGACTGCACAGAAGTTGCTCTGGAGATGCCGTCATCCCTCGCCTTACAGTCTGAAACATTCTCTGCCTACAAGAACCACACCACTCTGAAAGGGCTGATCGGAGTTGTTCCCTGTGGGTTGGTGACTTTTATTTCAGCGTTGTACGCAGGCTGCATCTCAGAGAAAGAAATAACGAAGGTCAGTGGAATCCTTCCTCTGCTTGAGCCGGGAGATGAAGTCATGGCAGATAAAGGCTTCCTCATTCAAGACCTCCTTTATAAAGTTGGAGCCAAACTCACCATTCCACCATTTAGGCATCCTGGCCAGTTCAGCAAGACAGAGGAGACCCAGACCATTGCTCTACTGCAGATCGTTGTAGAGCGAGCAATCACCAGAGTCAAGTGCTTCCACATCTGGGATTCTCCGCTGCCTCTCGCTTTAATCGGAACTGTCAATCAAATCTGGCACAACTGTTGTGTTTTGGCAAATTATCAAGGCCCATTTTGTGTTGCAGACTGA
- the lrrc75ba gene encoding leucine-rich repeat-containing protein 75B — protein sequence MGSRLSRQSSLDDENFSKKRRRLQDGAGEGGRGGGDFLFALMLKSDKLPGMLRRANHSPYMRRVAWIKEIQKLLRERRIEQATDVLKLLKKDLGLEGTSMNDILYKNAAFLNLVDPISHELLLSLAREMQCPKKDADTIKSSDKICRQLIYHLTPHSKWLRKSMSRRKSQACLKTTLQKKLSSDSVDLSGIPLSARDVRQVAFYLQSNRDSVVAVDISFTELTDDNLRVLLPLLALLPKLSTLALNGNRLTLAIIKDLTELLKDPKMFSSLAWIDLGNNVDIFTMPQPLLVALRRRCSLKSSLPTIYEYTEGQPYAYHLETSIEEPSHYEEEEEVEEEEEDMGDRFELESWGLGEKQLSKHFTLHYCER from the exons ATGGGGTCCAGACTGAGCAGACAGAGCAGCCTGGACGACGAGAATTTCTCCAAAAAGCGGCGCAGGCTGCAGGACGGCGCCGGGGAGGGCGGCCGGGGCGGCGGGGACTTTCTGTTTGCTCTGATGCTGAAGTCGGACAAGCTGCCCGGGATGCTGCGCAGGGCCAACCACAGCCCCTACATGAGGAGGGTGGCGTGGATCAAGGAGATCCAGAAGCTGCTGCGCGAGCGCAGGATCGAGCAGGCGACCGACGTGCTCAAGCTGCTGAAGAAG GACCTGGGTTTGGAGGGCACCTCCATGAACGACATCTTGTACAAAAACGCCGCCTTCCTCAATCTGGTGGACCCCATCTCACACGAACTGCTGCTCAGCTTGGCCCGAGAGATGCAGTGTCCCAAGAAG GATGCGGACACCATAAAGTCTTCTGATAAGATTTGCAGGCAGCTGATCTACCACCTGACCCCGCACTCAAAGTGGCTGAGGAAGAGCATGTCCAGGCGGAAATCCCAGGCCTG TCTCAAGACGACTCTACAGAAGAAGCTGTCCAGCGACAGCGTGGACCTGTCTGGAATCCCCCTGTCCGCCCGCGATGTCCGACAAGTGGCTTTCTACCTCCAGAGCAACAGGGACAGCGTGGTGGCCGTGGACATCAGCTTCACCGAGCTCACGGACGACAACCTGAGGGTGCTGCTGCCGCTCCTCGCCCTGCTGCCCAAACTCAGCACCCTGGCTCTCAACGGCAACCGCCTCACGCTGGCCATCATCAAAGACCTCACCGAACTGCTCAAGGACCCCAAGATGTTCTCCAGCCTGGCCTGGATCGACCTGGGCAACAACGTGGACATTTTCACCATGCCCCAGCCGCTGCTGGTGGCGCTGCGCCGCCGCTGCAGCCTGAAGAGCAGCCTGCCCACCATCTACGAGTACACGGAGGGCCAGCCGTACGCCTACCACCTGGAGACCTCCATCGAGGAGCCCAGCCActacgaggaggaggaggaggtcgaagaggaggaggaagacatggGGGATAGGTTTGAGCTGGAGTCGTGGGGCTTGGGGGAGAAACAGCTCTCTAAACATTTTACCCTTCACTACTGTGAGAGGTGA